A genomic stretch from Limnohabitans sp. includes:
- a CDS encoding ABC transporter ATP-binding protein, which yields MKNNKTLQYILIGAALIALPLILQMFGNAWVRIADMALLYILLAIGLNIVVGYAGLLDLGYVAFFAVGAYMYGLLSSPHLTNTFAWIAAAYPTGMHMPIWLILPVAAALAGLFGMLLGAPTLKLRGDYLAIVTLGFGEIIRVFMNNLDHPVNITNGPKGLSQIDPISIFGVNLGQKLMIGDFEIASVSLYYYLFLSLVLVTILISHRLEVSRIGRAWMAIREDEVAAKAMGLNTRNLKLLAFGMGATFGGVSGAMFAGFQGFISPESFSLMESVMIVAMVVLGGLGYLPGVILGAILLSALPEVLRYVAGPLQEMTGGRLDAAILRQLLVALAMIVIMLMRPRGLWPSPEHGKSLTAK from the coding sequence ATGAAAAACAACAAGACACTTCAGTACATCCTGATCGGCGCAGCGCTCATCGCCTTGCCCCTGATCCTGCAAATGTTTGGCAACGCTTGGGTGCGCATTGCCGACATGGCATTGCTCTACATCCTGCTGGCCATTGGGCTGAACATCGTGGTGGGCTACGCGGGTCTGCTTGACCTGGGTTATGTGGCTTTTTTCGCGGTGGGGGCTTACATGTACGGCCTGCTGTCGTCACCCCATCTGACCAACACCTTTGCGTGGATCGCTGCCGCCTACCCCACGGGTATGCACATGCCCATTTGGCTCATCTTGCCTGTGGCTGCCGCTTTGGCGGGTTTGTTCGGCATGCTGCTGGGGGCGCCCACGCTCAAATTGCGTGGCGACTATTTGGCCATCGTGACTTTGGGTTTTGGTGAAATCATCCGTGTGTTCATGAACAACTTGGACCACCCGGTCAACATCACCAATGGCCCCAAGGGCTTGTCCCAGATCGATCCCATTTCGATCTTTGGTGTGAACCTGGGTCAAAAACTGATGATTGGCGATTTTGAAATCGCCTCGGTTTCGCTTTACTACTACCTGTTCCTGAGCCTGGTGCTGGTGACGATTTTGATCTCGCACCGTCTGGAGGTGTCCCGCATTGGCCGTGCCTGGATGGCGATCCGTGAAGACGAAGTCGCTGCCAAAGCCATGGGGCTGAACACCCGCAACCTGAAGCTGCTGGCCTTTGGCATGGGCGCCACTTTTGGGGGTGTGTCAGGCGCGATGTTTGCTGGGTTCCAGGGCTTCATCTCGCCCGAGTCCTTCAGTTTGATGGAGTCGGTGATGATCGTGGCCATGGTGGTTTTGGGTGGGTTGGGCTATTTGCCTGGTGTGATTCTGGGGGCCATTTTGTTGTCGGCTTTGCCCGAAGTGCTGCGCTATGTGGCCGGCCCCTTGCAGGAGATGACCGGGGGGCGCCTCGATGCGGCCATCTTGCGCCAGTTGCTGGTGGCCCTGGCCATGATCGTGATCATGTTGATGCGGCCTCGCGGGCTGTGGCCTTCGCCTGAGCACGGCAAATCGCTCACGGCGAAATGA
- the lolA gene encoding outer membrane lipoprotein chaperone LolA, which produces MTIHFLSRRTWLAGWVQGLGAWTVLSLALPVQADAVDLLAQFVKLARSGRADFTQVVTSPSRVGQTPRIKTSSGSFEFQRPGKFRFDYRKPFVQTLLADGQTLWMHDIELNQVTARKQQQVLGTTPLGLLTAGSDLQSLKADFQFSPEPARDGLEWVRATPLAADGQIRAVMVGLRASPLGPELAVLDVQDNLGQRSVLTFSAFQLNPVLPASQFVFKPPVGTDILRP; this is translated from the coding sequence ATGACGATTCATTTTTTATCCCGCCGTACATGGCTTGCTGGCTGGGTGCAAGGCTTGGGCGCATGGACCGTTTTGTCGCTGGCTTTGCCTGTGCAGGCCGATGCGGTGGATTTGTTGGCACAGTTTGTCAAACTCGCTCGCAGTGGCCGTGCGGACTTTACGCAAGTTGTTACCTCGCCCAGCCGGGTGGGTCAAACGCCCCGCATCAAGACATCGAGCGGAAGTTTCGAGTTTCAACGGCCGGGCAAATTCCGTTTTGACTACCGCAAACCTTTTGTGCAAACCTTGCTGGCCGATGGTCAGACATTGTGGATGCACGATATTGAGCTGAACCAGGTCACGGCCCGCAAGCAACAGCAAGTTCTGGGCACCACACCCTTGGGCTTGTTGACCGCCGGGAGCGACTTGCAATCGCTCAAGGCCGATTTCCAGTTCAGCCCGGAGCCAGCCCGCGACGGTCTGGAGTGGGTTCGTGCAACCCCTTTGGCCGCCGATGGTCAAATTCGTGCCGTGATGGTGGGGCTGCGCGCCTCGCCTTTGGGGCCCGAGTTGGCTGTGCTCGATGTGCAAGACAATTTGGGACAGAGGTCTGTCCTGACTTTTTCCGCCTTTCAACTTAACCCTGTCTTGCCTGCCAGTCAGTTTGTTTTCAAGCCTCCTGTGGGCACCGACATCCTCCGTCCTTGA
- a CDS encoding DNA translocase FtsK produces the protein MNYSLHTLINPLARTPESEDLPSFWSRFAQEIGLLLGGTLLLLGFWALWTYHPGDAAWSTSGSGQVLRNGAGRGGAWLADLVFFSIGFSAWWCWIAGLHVWSVGLTRWMRGPSEKEPSWMNWRQSRWTFWMGLMVLLASSASLEWARLHRLEAFLPGHSGGVLGFWLGSAGVRWLGFTGSALLGIALVLLGASWVFRFSWVDLAESLGARIDGLVQSRQVKREIQEDLALGQRALREREKSLSVQAIEPHGSLDPVLAPDGQLDLEPLPLVAQPPAPMVIEPGVMAVPPSERVVKERQKPLFNELPDSQLPQVDLLDSLSVRQETVSPETLEMTSRLIEKKLKDFGVEVRVVAAAPGPVITRYEIEPATGVKGSQVVNLAKDLARSLSLVSIRVIETIPGKNYMALELPNAKRQSIKLSEILGSQVYHEAKSMLTMGLGKDIIGNPVVADLAKMPHVLVAGTTGSGKSVGINAMILSLLYKAEARDVRLLMIDPKMLEMSVYEGIPHLLAPVVTDMRQAAHGLNWCVAEMEKRYKLMSKMGVRNLAGFNQKIDEATAREEFIYNPFSLTPDDPEPLKRLPHIVVVIDELADLMMVVGKKIEELIARLAQKARAAGIHLILATQRPSVDVITGLIKANIPTRIAFQVSSKIDSRTILDQMGAEALLGMGDMLYMPSGTGFPIRVHGAFVSDEEVHRVVNYLKSQGEPDYIEGVLEGGTTDDDGGMLGEGDNAEKDPMYDQAVEVVLKNRKASISLVQRHLKIGYNRAARLVEDMEKAGLVSAMSGSGQREILVPARAE, from the coding sequence ATGAACTATTCACTCCATACCTTGATCAATCCACTGGCCCGAACGCCTGAGTCTGAAGATTTGCCGTCTTTCTGGTCTCGTTTTGCCCAGGAAATCGGCTTGCTTTTGGGGGGCACCTTGCTTTTGTTGGGGTTTTGGGCCTTGTGGACGTATCACCCTGGCGATGCGGCTTGGTCCACTTCGGGCAGCGGTCAAGTTCTGCGCAATGGGGCCGGCCGTGGTGGGGCGTGGTTGGCAGATCTGGTATTTTTCAGCATCGGTTTTTCGGCTTGGTGGTGCTGGATTGCGGGACTTCATGTTTGGTCTGTCGGTTTGACCCGCTGGATGCGAGGGCCTTCTGAAAAAGAGCCGTCTTGGATGAACTGGCGGCAAAGCCGGTGGACCTTTTGGATGGGTTTGATGGTGTTGTTGGCCTCGAGTGCCAGCTTGGAATGGGCTCGCTTGCATCGCCTTGAGGCATTTTTGCCAGGACACAGTGGCGGTGTTCTGGGCTTTTGGCTCGGTTCTGCCGGTGTGCGCTGGCTCGGTTTCACTGGATCAGCCTTGTTGGGCATTGCTCTAGTGCTCTTGGGGGCGTCTTGGGTTTTTCGATTCTCCTGGGTTGATTTAGCCGAGTCGTTGGGTGCGCGAATTGATGGCTTGGTTCAATCCAGACAGGTCAAGCGGGAAATACAAGAGGACTTGGCCTTGGGTCAAAGGGCCTTGCGTGAACGCGAAAAATCTTTGTCTGTTCAGGCCATCGAGCCACATGGGAGTCTCGACCCGGTTCTGGCACCCGATGGGCAGTTGGATCTGGAGCCTTTGCCTTTGGTGGCTCAGCCGCCAGCACCCATGGTCATCGAGCCAGGAGTCATGGCGGTGCCGCCCAGCGAACGCGTGGTCAAGGAACGACAGAAACCCCTCTTCAATGAGTTGCCAGACAGCCAATTACCGCAGGTGGACTTACTTGACAGTTTGTCGGTAAGGCAAGAAACGGTCTCGCCCGAGACACTGGAGATGACCAGCCGTCTCATCGAGAAAAAGCTCAAGGATTTCGGTGTGGAAGTGCGTGTCGTTGCTGCTGCCCCCGGGCCGGTGATCACGCGTTATGAGATCGAACCGGCGACCGGCGTCAAGGGCTCGCAGGTGGTGAACCTTGCCAAAGATCTAGCGCGCTCGCTCAGCCTGGTGTCCATCCGGGTGATCGAGACGATTCCAGGCAAGAATTACATGGCGCTGGAATTGCCTAACGCCAAGCGCCAGTCGATCAAGCTCAGCGAGATATTGGGCTCGCAGGTCTACCACGAAGCCAAGTCCATGCTGACCATGGGTCTGGGCAAAGACATCATCGGCAACCCGGTGGTGGCCGATCTGGCCAAGATGCCCCACGTGCTGGTGGCGGGTACCACAGGCTCGGGCAAGTCGGTGGGCATCAATGCCATGATCTTGTCGCTGCTCTACAAGGCAGAAGCGCGTGATGTGCGCCTCTTGATGATCGATCCCAAGATGCTGGAAATGTCGGTCTATGAAGGCATTCCGCACCTGTTGGCTCCGGTGGTGACCGACATGCGTCAGGCGGCGCACGGGCTGAACTGGTGCGTAGCCGAGATGGAAAAGCGCTACAAGCTGATGAGCAAGATGGGAGTGCGCAATCTGGCGGGCTTCAACCAGAAAATCGACGAAGCCACCGCCCGAGAAGAGTTCATCTACAACCCCTTCAGCCTCACGCCTGACGATCCCGAGCCGCTCAAGCGCCTTCCGCACATCGTGGTGGTGATCGACGAGTTGGCCGACCTTATGATGGTGGTGGGCAAGAAGATCGAAGAGTTGATTGCGCGCCTGGCCCAAAAGGCCCGTGCGGCGGGTATCCATTTGATTTTGGCCACGCAGCGACCCAGCGTGGACGTGATCACCGGTCTCATCAAGGCCAACATTCCGACCCGCATTGCGTTCCAAGTCTCCAGCAAGATCGACAGCCGCACCATTCTGGACCAAATGGGGGCCGAAGCCCTGTTGGGCATGGGTGACATGCTGTACATGCCTTCGGGGACGGGTTTCCCGATCCGGGTGCATGGCGCTTTTGTGAGTGACGAGGAAGTGCACCGCGTGGTCAATTACCTCAAGAGCCAGGGTGAGCCCGATTACATCGAAGGTGTGCTCGAAGGCGGCACCACCGACGACGATGGCGGCATGCTGGGCGAGGGTGACAACGCCGAAAAAGACCCGATGTACGACCAAGCTGTGGAAGTGGTGCTGAAGAACCGCAAGGCCAGCATCTCATTGGTTCAGCGCCACCTCAAGATTGGTTACAACCGTGCAGCCCGTCTGGTGGAAGACATGGAAAAAGCCGGTTTGGTCAGCGCTATGAGTGGCAGCGGTCAGCGCGAAATTTTGGTGCCCGCCAGGGCCGAGTAA
- the trxB gene encoding thioredoxin-disulfide reductase, with product MSDSSQHAQVLILGSGPAGYTAAVYAARANLKPLLITGMAQGGQLMTTTEVDNWPADVHGVQGPDLMQRFQEHAERFNTQIIFDHIHTVKLEQRPFTLIGDSGTYTCDSLIIATGASAKYLGLPSETAFMGRGVSGCATCDGFFYRDQLCCVVGGGNTAVEEALYLSNIASKVYLIHRRDKFKAEPILVDKLMDKVAAGKIVLKTFQTLEEVLGDNTGVTGVRLKSTKDGSLEDVELKGCFIAIGHSPNTDIFQGQLELENGYIVTQSGLKGFATQTSVHGVFAAGDVQDHVYRQAITSAGTGCMAALDAQRFLEQHNA from the coding sequence ATGTCTGACTCATCCCAACACGCCCAAGTCCTGATCCTCGGCTCCGGCCCTGCCGGTTACACCGCCGCCGTTTACGCCGCACGCGCCAACCTCAAACCCCTGTTGATCACCGGCATGGCGCAAGGCGGCCAGCTCATGACCACCACCGAAGTGGACAACTGGCCCGCTGACGTGCACGGCGTGCAAGGCCCGGACCTGATGCAACGTTTCCAGGAGCATGCCGAGCGTTTCAACACCCAAATCATTTTTGACCACATCCACACCGTCAAACTTGAGCAGCGCCCCTTCACCCTGATCGGCGACAGCGGCACTTACACCTGCGACAGCCTGATCATCGCCACCGGCGCTTCGGCCAAATACCTGGGCCTGCCGTCAGAGACCGCCTTCATGGGCCGCGGCGTGAGCGGCTGCGCCACCTGCGACGGCTTTTTCTACCGCGACCAGCTGTGCTGCGTGGTGGGCGGCGGCAACACGGCCGTTGAAGAAGCCCTGTACCTCTCCAACATCGCCAGCAAGGTCTATCTGATCCACCGCCGCGACAAGTTCAAGGCCGAACCCATTCTGGTGGACAAGCTGATGGACAAAGTGGCCGCTGGCAAGATCGTGCTGAAAACCTTCCAAACCCTGGAAGAGGTGCTGGGTGACAACACCGGCGTGACCGGCGTGCGCTTGAAAAGCACCAAAGACGGCAGTTTGGAAGACGTGGAACTCAAAGGCTGCTTCATCGCGATTGGCCACTCGCCCAACACCGACATCTTCCAAGGCCAGCTTGAACTGGAAAACGGCTACATCGTGACCCAAAGCGGCTTGAAGGGTTTTGCCACCCAAACCTCGGTGCACGGCGTGTTCGCTGCAGGCGACGTGCAAGACCACGTTTACCGCCAGGCCATCACCAGCGCGGGGACCGGCTGCATGGCAGCATTGGATGCCCAACGCTTCCTGGAACAACACAACGCTTGA
- the rpmB gene encoding 50S ribosomal protein L28: protein MARVCEVTGKGPMTGNNVSHANNKTKRRFLPNLQYRRFWVETENRWVRLRVSSAALRLIDKNGIDAVLADLRARGQA, encoded by the coding sequence ATGGCACGCGTTTGCGAAGTAACGGGCAAAGGCCCAATGACGGGAAACAACGTCTCCCACGCCAACAACAAAACCAAGCGCCGGTTCCTGCCGAACCTGCAATACCGTCGTTTCTGGGTTGAAACAGAAAACCGTTGGGTGCGTTTGCGCGTTTCCAGCGCCGCTCTGCGCCTGATCGACAAAAACGGCATCGATGCCGTGCTCGCAGACCTGCGTGCACGCGGTCAAGCCTAA
- the rpmG gene encoding 50S ribosomal protein L33, with protein MATKGGREKIKLESTAGTGHFYTTSKNKKTMPEKMSIMKFDPKARKHVEYKEIKLK; from the coding sequence ATGGCAACCAAAGGCGGACGCGAAAAAATCAAGCTGGAATCCACAGCAGGCACGGGTCACTTCTACACGACCAGCAAAAACAAGAAAACCATGCCCGAGAAAATGTCGATCATGAAGTTCGACCCCAAAGCTCGCAAGCATGTTGAATACAAGGAAATCAAGCTGAAGTGA
- a CDS encoding RsmB/NOP family class I SAM-dependent RNA methyltransferase, whose product MHPKALLDACADLVRLVLQFEHPADAVVSRFFREHRALGPRERATLAETAFAVLRKKLLYEQLARSGSGANERKLAILGFWGPRDFLASALNDTEKQWLATCDAIPADALMAPHRHNLPEWMAQALQAQLGNDFWALAEHLQQPGTLDLRVNTFQAKRSEIQKELAQAGIAAEPTPYSPWGLRLQGKPALQKTDAFTRGAIEVQDEGSQLLALLVDAHRGEMVVDFCAGAGGKTLALGAAMRSTGRLYAFDVSGHRLDALKPRMARSGLSNVHPAAIAHERDDRVKRLAGKIDRVLVDAPCSGLGTLRRNPDLKWRQKPQAVLELTEKQQAILQSASRMVKSGGRLVYATCSMLPEENELIAQAFSADNPDFVPLNVAQELERLKVPAAASLCSPALSVDESTNEQSGGTFLRLWPHRHATDGFFAAAWVKK is encoded by the coding sequence ATGCATCCCAAAGCCCTTTTAGACGCCTGCGCCGATTTGGTCAGGCTGGTCCTCCAATTTGAACATCCCGCCGACGCTGTCGTGTCGCGCTTTTTTCGTGAACACCGTGCCCTGGGGCCCCGCGAACGCGCCACCTTGGCTGAAACCGCCTTTGCCGTGTTGCGCAAAAAGCTGTTGTATGAGCAACTGGCCCGTTCGGGCTCGGGAGCCAATGAGCGCAAGCTGGCCATTTTGGGGTTTTGGGGCCCGCGCGATTTTCTGGCTTCGGCGCTCAATGACACCGAAAAGCAGTGGTTGGCCACTTGCGATGCGATTCCCGCTGACGCGCTGATGGCCCCGCACCGCCACAATTTGCCCGAGTGGATGGCGCAAGCCCTGCAGGCCCAATTGGGCAACGACTTCTGGGCGCTGGCCGAACACCTGCAGCAACCGGGCACGCTGGACTTGCGCGTGAACACCTTCCAGGCCAAGCGCAGCGAGATCCAAAAAGAGCTGGCGCAAGCAGGCATTGCCGCCGAACCCACGCCGTATTCGCCTTGGGGTCTGCGCTTGCAAGGCAAGCCTGCCCTGCAAAAAACCGATGCGTTCACGCGGGGCGCCATCGAAGTGCAAGACGAAGGTTCGCAGCTTTTGGCCTTGCTGGTGGACGCCCACAGGGGCGAGATGGTGGTGGACTTTTGTGCCGGTGCAGGTGGCAAGACGCTGGCGCTGGGCGCGGCCATGCGCAGCACGGGCCGCTTGTACGCCTTTGACGTGTCGGGCCACCGCCTGGATGCGCTCAAACCTCGCATGGCACGCAGCGGCTTGTCGAATGTGCACCCGGCGGCCATTGCCCATGAGCGCGATGACCGCGTCAAGCGCCTGGCGGGCAAGATCGACCGCGTGCTGGTCGATGCCCCTTGCTCGGGCCTGGGCACCTTGCGCCGCAACCCAGACTTGAAATGGCGGCAAAAGCCCCAAGCTGTTCTGGAGTTGACCGAGAAGCAACAAGCCATCTTGCAAAGTGCCTCACGCATGGTCAAGTCGGGCGGCCGCTTGGTGTATGCCACTTGCAGCATGTTGCCCGAAGAAAACGAGCTGATCGCGCAAGCCTTCAGCGCTGACAACCCCGACTTTGTTCCCCTCAATGTGGCCCAAGAACTTGAACGGCTCAAGGTGCCCGCCGCCGCCAGCTTGTGTTCCCCGGCACTTTCGGTTGATGAGTCGACGAATGAGCAATCTGGCGGTACATTTCTACGCTTGTGGCCTCACCGCCATGCCACAGATGGTTTTTTTGCAGCAGCTTGGGTTAAAAAGTAA
- a CDS encoding DUF1653 domain-containing protein, whose translation MSEPLPPMIETPKGLYQHYKGGQYRVLGTVRHSEDLQPMTLYQALYGEQGLWVRPAAMFAEVAEFNGQLQPRFARIGN comes from the coding sequence ATGTCAGAACCACTGCCACCGATGATCGAAACGCCCAAAGGGCTCTACCAACACTACAAGGGGGGTCAATACCGCGTGCTGGGCACCGTGCGCCACAGCGAAGACTTGCAGCCCATGACGCTTTACCAGGCCCTGTATGGCGAGCAAGGCCTGTGGGTACGCCCCGCCGCCATGTTTGCCGAAGTGGCCGAATTCAACGGCCAGCTTCAACCGCGCTTTGCGCGAATTGGGAATTGA
- the purN gene encoding phosphoribosylglycinamide formyltransferase has translation MKNIVILISGAGSNMAAIVRAARQAQWAQRLNVRVAAVISNKTDAKGLAWAQDQGIATAALDHRSFASREDFDTALMAEIDRFAPNLLVLAGFMRILTPSFVAHYAGRLLNIHPSLLPAFPGLHTHQRAIDAGCQFAGATVHQVTSDLDHGPILAQAVVPVLPGDSAEDLAARVLTQEHLIYPRAVAAFFNSQFAQSAVEAGR, from the coding sequence ATGAAAAATATTGTCATTTTGATCTCGGGCGCGGGCTCCAATATGGCGGCCATCGTGCGCGCCGCCCGGCAAGCGCAGTGGGCGCAGCGCCTGAATGTTCGCGTGGCCGCAGTCATCAGCAACAAAACTGACGCCAAAGGCTTGGCTTGGGCGCAAGACCAGGGCATCGCCACAGCGGCGCTGGACCACAGGAGCTTTGCCAGCCGCGAAGACTTCGACACCGCCTTGATGGCCGAAATCGACCGTTTTGCCCCAAATTTGCTGGTGTTGGCGGGTTTCATGCGCATCCTCACGCCAAGTTTTGTAGCGCATTACGCCGGGCGTTTGCTCAACATTCACCCGTCCTTGTTGCCCGCTTTTCCGGGGCTGCACACCCACCAGCGCGCCATCGATGCTGGTTGCCAATTTGCCGGGGCCACGGTGCACCAGGTCACGTCCGATCTGGACCACGGCCCCATTCTGGCGCAAGCGGTGGTGCCGGTGCTGCCTGGCGACAGCGCTGAAGACCTGGCTGCACGGGTGCTCACGCAAGAGCACCTGATTTACCCAAGGGCCGTGGCAGCGTTTTTCAATTCCCAATTCGCGCAAAGCGCGGTTGAAGCTGGCCGTTGA
- a CDS encoding BrnA antitoxin family protein, giving the protein MQKRPNPELIDSDNPEWTDADFALARPASEVLPELFGSQAAQTMLKPRGRPRAEVVKERITIRFDADVLEAFRSTGKGWQTRMNDAMRDWVRAQSTV; this is encoded by the coding sequence ATGCAAAAACGCCCAAATCCAGAACTGATTGATTCCGACAACCCGGAATGGACGGATGCAGACTTTGCCCTAGCCCGCCCTGCATCTGAGGTGTTGCCCGAGCTGTTTGGATCCCAGGCCGCACAGACGATGCTCAAGCCACGAGGGCGTCCAAGGGCTGAGGTTGTCAAAGAACGCATCACCATCCGCTTTGATGCCGATGTACTGGAAGCTTTCCGGTCCACCGGCAAGGGTTGGCAGACCCGTATGAATGACGCCATGCGTGACTGGGTGCGAGCCCAATCCACGGTGTAG
- a CDS encoding BrnT family toxin, with protein sequence MAHIRFDPAKNGSNIANRGLSFELVELMEWATALMEEDTRKAYGERRFQVLGYIGERLHAMVFTPREGKVHVISLRKANSREVKKYAKTPKSRTD encoded by the coding sequence ATGGCACATATTAGATTCGATCCAGCCAAAAACGGCTCCAACATAGCGAACCGTGGTTTGTCGTTTGAGCTCGTCGAGCTGATGGAGTGGGCCACTGCGCTGATGGAGGAGGACACCCGCAAAGCGTATGGAGAGCGGCGATTTCAGGTGCTGGGGTACATCGGGGAACGCTTGCACGCCATGGTCTTCACGCCGCGCGAAGGCAAGGTGCATGTCATCAGCCTGCGCAAGGCCAATTCGAGAGAGGTCAAGAAATATGCAAAAACGCCCAAATCCAGAACTGATTGA
- a CDS encoding DNA ligase: MPPPALAFLSGRDPAPLEGRASRRPQAPTSGLCRRASLSALLLSPWLMPSVWAQAVGPVPSGEPSGVQLAMPWPPGRSPQGFSVSEKFDGVRAVWDGQVLRFRSGRVIAAPVWFLSALPRVALDGELWMARGAFDRLSGAVRQAEPDVEAWRAVKYLVFDAPGHAAPFAQRVAFMQSTLAQAQQPWLMPVAQLEVNDARALQALLQETVRQGGEGLMLHRADALWQPGRSDALFKLKPEQDEEGLVVGHQPGKGRLLGMTGALLVQMPSGQRFALGSGLSDSQRRNPPPVGAWVTYRYRDRTPWGLPRFASFLRVREAE, from the coding sequence ATGCCCCCCCCAGCTTTGGCTTTTTTGTCAGGCCGCGACCCGGCCCCACTCGAGGGCCGCGCTTCGCGCCGGCCTCAGGCACCCACTTCAGGCCTGTGCCGACGCGCCAGCTTGTCGGCGCTGCTCTTGTCGCCTTGGCTGATGCCCAGTGTTTGGGCCCAGGCCGTGGGGCCGGTTCCGTCTGGGGAGCCGAGTGGCGTTCAGCTGGCCATGCCCTGGCCCCCAGGGCGTTCGCCACAAGGGTTTTCAGTGAGTGAAAAATTCGACGGCGTTCGGGCCGTCTGGGATGGGCAGGTCTTGCGTTTTCGCAGTGGCCGGGTGATTGCGGCCCCGGTTTGGTTTTTGTCGGCGCTGCCCCGGGTCGCGCTCGACGGCGAGTTGTGGATGGCCCGTGGGGCGTTTGACCGGCTGTCTGGCGCAGTGCGGCAAGCCGAGCCCGATGTCGAGGCCTGGCGGGCGGTGAAGTACCTGGTGTTTGACGCGCCAGGCCACGCCGCACCGTTTGCACAGCGGGTGGCATTTATGCAGTCGACCTTGGCTCAGGCGCAGCAGCCCTGGCTGATGCCGGTCGCGCAGCTTGAGGTGAACGACGCCCGCGCTTTGCAAGCGCTTTTGCAGGAGACGGTGCGCCAAGGCGGCGAGGGGCTGATGCTGCACCGCGCCGATGCCCTGTGGCAGCCCGGCCGCAGCGATGCACTGTTCAAGCTCAAACCCGAACAGGACGAGGAGGGGCTCGTGGTGGGCCACCAGCCGGGTAAAGGGCGTTTGCTGGGCATGACCGGGGCTTTGTTGGTGCAAATGCCGTCGGGCCAGCGCTTTGCCTTGGGCTCGGGCCTGAGCGATTCCCAGCGCCGCAACCCTCCGCCCGTGGGGGCTTGGGTCACTTACCGATACCGTGACCGCACGCCTTGGGGCCTGCCGCGTTTTGCGTCTTTTCTGCGGGTGCGCGAGGCGGAGTGA
- a CDS encoding HNH endonuclease: protein MKVLKLSAQGLPQSWITLEQAVTHYAADEVRWEAGQQLAVFHGGHNALTGQQSIITVNSIIGTQGVPRINPFELRSGLTNTKLFVRDRQVCAYCGGHFHESELTREHIVPLAQRGPDHWMNVVTACRSCNHRKSNRTPEQARMPLLYAPYVPSLWEDFILRNRRILADQMAFLMAHVPKGSRLMA, encoded by the coding sequence GTGAAGGTTTTGAAACTCTCGGCCCAAGGCTTGCCGCAATCGTGGATCACCCTGGAGCAAGCGGTCACCCATTACGCCGCCGACGAGGTGCGCTGGGAAGCGGGTCAGCAATTGGCGGTTTTTCACGGCGGTCACAACGCGCTCACAGGCCAGCAATCCATCATCACCGTCAACAGCATCATCGGCACCCAGGGCGTGCCGCGCATCAACCCGTTTGAGTTGCGATCGGGCTTGACCAACACCAAATTGTTTGTGCGTGACCGCCAGGTGTGCGCCTATTGCGGTGGGCATTTCCACGAGTCGGAACTGACCCGCGAGCACATCGTCCCGCTGGCGCAACGTGGCCCAGACCACTGGATGAATGTGGTGACCGCCTGCCGTTCCTGCAACCACCGCAAAAGCAACCGCACGCCCGAGCAGGCCCGCATGCCCCTGCTGTATGCGCCTTATGTGCCCAGCCTCTGGGAAGACTTCATCTTGCGCAACCGCCGTATCCTGGCTGATCAAATGGCCTTCTTGATGGCGCATGTGCCCAAGGGCTCGCGCTTGATGGCCTGA